In Sebaldella termitidis ATCC 33386, one DNA window encodes the following:
- a CDS encoding translocation/assembly module TamB domain-containing protein, whose amino-acid sequence MKYLKKTIVVFILLLMVITGVVTYINSKLFSKDIQGIIKSLNLDIKVGDAKFVGYGKIKVTGLVLYDKEKRPAIEADEGYIYINPLSISRVRKIDVYSPNVILEKQDGMKFNIVEMFSGESDKIDRTSRIGRINFYNAKLDYRDTSYKKLIQKNLDNVNGYVNFSKAKGISLEAAGNNDDEKIGVVLKIFPSQKKSPEAFLQRKAIRENKIYFELNFDKFRIFPEAVQYVPFEGLEVYDGKISGKLKMELNKKFSGNLNIENGTLKYVDYDEILKNVNANVVLKDNNVDIATGAELNGGKLDLGIKFLEKTKTVKLAIKSDNMDYSDIRKYKLVKEQNIEAFGRITGTFNANLDLDKKIYEFDGFLSSPNLQYSGYNFRNLKTNLVYDKNSILTLSNISFGFNETISDIHIAADARALFSYNTKLKAGSGTYELDNKGSDFSIKKINGNFEIDKNNVVRSDFFSEEADGNFAFDTKNKLLEISTGGKQYFDLKYGENKFTLKPVIRNLKISLDKFLLVSGAADIDIAKNEYFDTARVSAIVRNGNFDVNAAAAISGQNVRATGTTDNKFNHRYKVSGSNVRIKPLLDRFGIKVAGMEQSDLVTDFNANIYGSGANLKGDFNIASQRGKYFVEYEKLNVSGNIEDLLKGRLQAKVNAGEIWLNYQRFKNLSGDVKYENNVITLTDFKNEDLNANVSFNIKDQYVNLNAQINNYVLYNVSKPEFNLKLLKLDVNLSGNVNSLNGSMFISPSMVTIDNRYSGELKGNVDVRNSVLILDQLAWRKNTLKGTYDLNTQTADVYVHIDEEKLEELYGMDNIIVSLNSDLRLQGRLDDFTITGDINIGHMQYGDIKLPAVESVIAYKNGDIKSILKKGSLEVSKFILRGEEGEEILHTSTKIDDLSTSQLDFVLNDKELDLTSIKGFKEKGYTGIINYSLILRGNIDDFFVDIKAESDNFSVSGFSFNNLSIDAQINNKGLNIGQLYLEYENNPLLVNGYVTFTPIDYNINVLAENFNLDFLKAGNGMKDAGGIANLDVTFTPENTSGIIDLQNFVFKDQKGNVDISELNANIDINNRKLVVNNFSGNYNGGTVNISGNLDVPGLAADFADSKKLDLGDFDLRITLDKTNIKYGKTFDGVLSADLSFTEKELLGSVIVDKGKIADISQFIGDKKEEEETSGKKKEKSIIDGLQSEIVDIIMGQYSANIRINIMKGIDLEIPSVSLVRNIRGVLKGEGVIMLNSGNISASGDFYVTKGKFTLSDRNFVLDQAEFYYGSGGFSGSEIGNPFVVVLATTNINNDQVSVSISGNLSDPQIKFNSSLGLSQEQILALLIFDARTAENSEFESRDQNQQLGNLADPILNQLIFGSVIGTIEETFGLSAVSLRTNVQTQSTDKNANGQDFGATIAPSVYIQDNLYKDRLYWNVELGYGEESTASAGLDYNFWITYKVSEKFGVNLGLQNLRGNDSLVDKTDYYLGVEFSTRFYTFGDFLKSLRKPKLEVIPEQDKLK is encoded by the coding sequence ATGAAATATCTTAAGAAAACAATAGTAGTATTTATTCTCCTTTTAATGGTTATAACAGGAGTAGTCACATATATTAACAGTAAATTGTTCAGCAAAGATATTCAGGGTATTATAAAAAGTCTTAATCTTGATATAAAAGTAGGAGATGCAAAGTTTGTAGGCTATGGTAAAATAAAAGTCACTGGACTGGTTCTTTATGACAAAGAGAAAAGGCCTGCAATCGAAGCAGACGAAGGTTACATATACATTAATCCGCTTAGTATATCCAGAGTCAGAAAAATAGATGTATATTCCCCAAATGTAATTCTGGAAAAGCAGGATGGAATGAAATTTAACATTGTGGAGATGTTTTCAGGGGAATCTGATAAGATAGACAGAACCTCAAGGATAGGCAGGATTAATTTTTATAATGCAAAACTGGACTACAGGGATACTTCATATAAGAAACTTATCCAGAAAAATCTTGATAATGTAAACGGATATGTAAATTTTAGCAAAGCTAAAGGTATATCCCTTGAAGCTGCAGGAAATAATGATGATGAGAAAATAGGAGTGGTACTGAAAATATTTCCTTCCCAAAAGAAATCACCGGAAGCATTTTTGCAGAGAAAGGCAATCCGTGAGAATAAAATATATTTTGAGCTGAATTTTGATAAATTCAGAATATTTCCCGAGGCAGTACAGTATGTTCCGTTTGAAGGACTGGAAGTTTATGACGGAAAAATTTCGGGAAAGCTGAAAATGGAACTTAACAAAAAGTTTTCAGGAAATCTGAATATCGAAAATGGTACATTAAAATATGTAGATTATGATGAAATTTTGAAAAATGTAAATGCTAATGTAGTGTTAAAAGACAATAATGTAGATATAGCAACAGGAGCAGAGCTTAACGGAGGAAAGCTCGATCTGGGTATAAAGTTTCTGGAAAAGACAAAAACAGTTAAGCTGGCAATAAAATCAGATAACATGGATTATTCGGATATTAGAAAATATAAACTTGTTAAGGAACAGAATATAGAAGCTTTTGGAAGGATAACAGGGACTTTTAATGCAAATCTGGATTTAGACAAAAAGATATATGAATTTGACGGCTTTTTATCTTCTCCGAATCTGCAGTACAGCGGTTATAATTTTCGGAATCTGAAAACTAATCTGGTTTATGATAAAAACAGTATTTTGACTCTGAGCAATATAAGCTTCGGCTTTAATGAAACTATATCCGATATTCATATAGCAGCAGATGCAAGAGCTTTGTTTTCATATAATACAAAGCTGAAAGCAGGAAGCGGTACGTACGAACTGGATAATAAAGGGTCTGATTTCAGTATAAAGAAAATAAACGGAAATTTTGAAATAGATAAAAATAATGTGGTAAGAAGTGACTTTTTCTCTGAAGAAGCAGATGGGAATTTTGCTTTTGACACAAAAAATAAATTACTGGAAATAAGTACAGGAGGAAAACAGTATTTTGACCTGAAATATGGGGAGAATAAATTTACATTAAAGCCAGTAATACGAAATCTGAAAATCAGTCTGGATAAATTTCTTCTGGTTTCGGGAGCTGCTGATATAGACATAGCAAAAAACGAATATTTTGATACAGCAAGAGTGTCGGCAATAGTAAGAAACGGAAATTTTGATGTAAATGCTGCGGCAGCTATAAGCGGACAGAATGTAAGAGCGACAGGGACTACTGACAATAAATTTAATCACAGATACAAAGTAAGCGGTTCAAATGTAAGAATAAAGCCGCTTCTTGACAGATTCGGCATAAAAGTTGCCGGAATGGAACAATCGGATCTGGTAACTGATTTTAATGCTAATATATACGGCAGCGGCGCAAACTTAAAGGGAGACTTTAATATTGCCAGTCAAAGAGGAAAATACTTTGTGGAATATGAGAAATTAAATGTAAGCGGAAATATAGAAGACCTTCTAAAAGGAAGACTTCAGGCAAAGGTAAATGCAGGGGAAATATGGCTGAATTATCAGCGTTTTAAGAACCTCAGCGGAGATGTGAAATATGAAAATAATGTAATTACACTGACAGATTTTAAAAATGAAGATTTAAATGCCAATGTATCATTTAATATAAAGGATCAGTATGTTAATCTTAATGCACAGATAAATAATTATGTGCTTTATAATGTAAGCAAGCCTGAGTTTAACCTGAAGCTCTTGAAACTTGACGTAAATCTCAGCGGAAATGTAAACTCACTTAATGGTTCTATGTTTATAAGTCCGTCAATGGTAACGATAGATAACAGATACAGCGGAGAGCTGAAAGGTAATGTAGATGTAAGAAACAGTGTCTTGATTCTGGATCAGCTTGCTTGGAGAAAAAATACGCTGAAAGGAACATACGATCTAAATACACAGACAGCTGATGTTTATGTACATATAGATGAGGAGAAGCTTGAAGAATTATACGGCATGGATAATATTATTGTTTCCCTGAACAGTGATCTGAGACTTCAGGGAAGACTTGATGACTTCACCATAACGGGTGATATTAATATAGGACATATGCAGTATGGGGATATAAAGCTTCCGGCAGTGGAATCTGTCATAGCTTATAAAAACGGCGACATAAAAAGTATTCTTAAAAAGGGAAGTCTTGAGGTATCGAAGTTTATACTCAGAGGTGAAGAAGGAGAGGAAATACTTCATACAAGTACGAAAATAGATGATCTGTCAACATCACAGCTGGATTTTGTACTTAATGATAAAGAATTGGATCTGACTTCAATAAAAGGATTCAAGGAAAAAGGCTATACCGGAATTATAAATTATTCACTTATATTGAGAGGAAATATAGACGACTTCTTTGTGGATATAAAAGCTGAGAGTGATAATTTCAGCGTATCAGGATTTAGTTTTAATAATCTGTCAATAGATGCACAGATCAATAATAAGGGTCTGAATATAGGACAGTTATATCTGGAATATGAAAATAACCCGCTTCTGGTAAATGGTTATGTAACATTCACACCGATAGATTATAATATAAATGTTCTTGCCGAAAACTTTAATCTTGATTTCCTAAAAGCAGGAAACGGAATGAAGGATGCAGGCGGAATAGCGAATCTGGATGTAACATTTACACCTGAAAATACATCAGGGATTATTGATCTTCAAAATTTTGTATTTAAAGATCAAAAGGGGAATGTGGATATATCTGAATTAAATGCCAATATAGATATTAATAACAGAAAATTGGTAGTTAATAATTTTAGCGGAAACTATAACGGCGGAACTGTTAATATATCAGGTAACCTGGATGTGCCGGGACTTGCTGCTGATTTTGCGGATAGTAAAAAGCTGGATCTGGGAGACTTTGATCTAAGAATAACACTGGATAAAACAAATATTAAGTATGGTAAGACATTCGACGGCGTACTGTCAGCAGATCTGTCATTTACCGAGAAAGAGCTTTTGGGATCTGTAATTGTGGATAAAGGTAAGATTGCTGATATATCTCAGTTTATAGGTGATAAAAAAGAAGAAGAGGAAACTTCCGGAAAGAAAAAAGAAAAGTCTATAATTGACGGATTGCAGAGTGAAATAGTAGATATCATAATGGGGCAGTATTCTGCCAACATAAGAATAAATATAATGAAAGGAATTGATCTGGAAATACCTAGTGTAAGTCTTGTAAGAAATATAAGAGGTGTTCTGAAGGGTGAAGGTGTAATAATGCTTAACTCCGGAAATATCTCAGCATCTGGAGATTTCTACGTAACAAAAGGTAAATTTACTTTAAGCGACAGAAATTTCGTTCTGGATCAGGCAGAGTTTTATTACGGCAGCGGCGGTTTCTCAGGATCAGAAATAGGAAATCCTTTTGTAGTAGTACTTGCTACCACAAATATAAACAATGATCAGGTAAGTGTAAGTATTAGCGGAAACTTAAGTGATCCTCAAATAAAGTTTAATTCAAGTTTAGGATTGAGTCAAGAACAAATATTAGCATTATTGATTTTTGATGCCAGAACTGCTGAAAATAGTGAATTTGAATCAAGAGATCAAAATCAGCAGTTAGGAAATCTTGCAGATCCTATATTAAATCAATTGATTTTTGGTTCCGTAATTGGTACAATAGAAGAAACTTTTGGATTATCTGCAGTATCTCTGAGAACAAATGTACAAACTCAGAGTACGGATAAAAATGCAAATGGTCAGGACTTTGGAGCAACAATAGCACCATCTGTATATATCCAGGATAATCTGTATAAAGACAGATTATACTGGAATGTTGAATTAGGTTATGGAGAAGAAAGCACGGCAAGTGCTGGATTAGATTATAATTTCTGGATTACTTATAAGGTAAGCGAAAAATTTGGAGTAAATTTAGGATTACAAAATTTAAGAGGAAATGACAGCCTTGTAGATAAGACAGACTATTATCTGGGTGTGGAATTTTCCACAAGGTTTTATACTTTTGGAGATTTTTTAAAGAGTCTCAGAAAACCTAAACTGGAAGTTATTCCTGAACAGGATAAACTAAAATGA